CTTCATCAGTCCGTCCTTCGATCATGGGCCGGACTCTAATCTCAGATGGAGGAAAAACTCAGTGGCAGGTCAAAGACGCTGGAGGACGAGAACACGAAGCTGAAGCGGTTGCTGGCGGACGCGATGCTCGACAATGCTGCTTTGAAGGACCTTTTGGGAAAGAAGTGGTGACGCCCGCAGCCCAGCGGAACGCTGTCGCTCACCTGATGAACCAACATCGGATGAGCGAACGGCGGGCGTGTTGTCAGGCGAAATGAGAAATTGCCCCCCGGACGAAAGGAAGAACTGACCCCCTCTCTTTTGAGAGGACGGATAGATGACGACAGAGCTTTCGGCGACACCTGCATTCTCGGGGACAATGCAGGGAGAGGCGATGCTTCAAGCGGAAGAAGTTGTGGCGATGCTGCGCCTTCATGAACGAGGCTGGGGAGCGAAGCGGATTGCACAGGAGTTTGGCTGCGCGCGAAACACGGTTCGGCGATATCTTCGCGAAGGCGGTGTGATTGCCTATCGGCAACCTCGTCGTCGAACAGCCTTCGACGGATTGGATGATTGGCTTCGCGAGCGGTTTTTCCGCCATGGCGGCAATGCCGACGTTATCCGCCAGGAACTGGCGAGCGAACATGGGATCGTGATCGGTCTCCGCTCGGTGGAGTTACGAGTGCAGCGCTGGCGGCGGGAATTGAAGGCGCAGAAGCGCGCGACGATCCGCTTCGAGACAGCGCCGGGCCATCAGATGCAGATCGATTTTGGTGACACTCGCGTTTGGATCGGGGGTGAGCGGGTTCGAGTGCACCTGTTCGTGGGAACACTGGGCTATTCGCGGCGGATGCATATCCGGCCTTCGCTGCGTGAGCGTCAGGCGGACTGGTTTGAGGGGATGGAAGGCTCCTTCCTGCGTTTCGGCGGGGTTCCGGCGGAAGTTCTTCTGGATAATGCCAAAGCCCTGGTTGAGCATCATGACGCGGTGACGCGCGAGGTGAAGTTCAATGCCCGCCTGCATGCCTTTGCCCGATACTGGGGCTTCACGCCGCGAGCCTGTGCGCCATATCGGGCGCGGACGAAAGGCAAAGATGAGCGCGGGGTTGGCTACGTCAAGAAGAACGCGATCGCCGGCCGCCGGTTCGAGAACTGGGCTGCGTTCGAGGCCCATCTGGACCGGTGGATACGCGAGGTCGCCGACCAGCGGGAGCACGGCACGACCGGCATTGCGCCATCAGAGCGGTTTGCTGCTGAAGCTGGTGCGCTGCGCCCCTTGGCTGGCCGTGCGCCGTTCGGGCAATTGCGGGATCTGGTG
This region of Mesorhizobium australicum genomic DNA includes:
- the istA gene encoding IS21 family transposase; translation: MTTELSATPAFSGTMQGEAMLQAEEVVAMLRLHERGWGAKRIAQEFGCARNTVRRYLREGGVIAYRQPRRRTAFDGLDDWLRERFFRHGGNADVIRQELASEHGIVIGLRSVELRVQRWRRELKAQKRATIRFETAPGHQMQIDFGDTRVWIGGERVRVHLFVGTLGYSRRMHIRPSLRERQADWFEGMEGSFLRFGGVPAEVLLDNAKALVEHHDAVTREVKFNARLHAFARYWGFTPRACAPYRARTKGKDERGVGYVKKNAIAGRRFENWAAFEAHLDRWIREVADQREHGTTGIAPSERFAAEAGALRPLAGRAPFGQLRDLVRKVQADCAIDLDTNSYSVPWRLIGETVQVVVLAGRVIIRHAGQVVADHALCRGRRQRIVDRAHFVGVAGADGVVRAAAPIDILPPTLLRPLAEYEAVVGGGW